DNA sequence from the Parachlamydia acanthamoebae genome:
TTCCTCATGAGAAAGATCTATTATAATTCCAGTTTAGGTGGATCCCATTGTCTTCCAGGCTCTAAATCCACATCTCCTGATTCAGAACTTTCTTGTACGATCATTTGTGCTTTCTCTCTCTCTTGGGATGTACCTTCGGCTTTCTTTACGGCTTCTTCAAATTTTTCCTCCTCTCCCTCACTACCGGGGAGGAATAACTTCTCAATATCTAACCCCTCTACATCACATCCTTGCAAAATTAAGTACTCTTTGATAGGTGGTGGAGTATCTGGTAGTCCCAAATCATCTCGGATTTTTTTTCGCATTAAGATGGCTTTTGAACGAAGCAGGGTATATCTAGGATAAAATCCGAGTCTGATAGCGTCGTCCAAAGCGAGTAAAGCCCCATAGGGGTTGTCTAATTTAATGTAACAGTCTGCAATATGGAAGAAGGGCACAGGATTTTCTTGATCATAAAAAGCGGCTAGCATGTAGGCTTCAATGGCTGCCTGATAATTTTTTTGCATATGCATCGACGCTGCAAGTCCGAGTGCATATTTACTGCGACTGGCATCCAGATTGATCAAAAATTGGAAGATGCGTTGGGCGTCTAAGTAATTACCTGATCCGTAAAGGTTGTAAGCATAGCCATAGAATGCTTCCAAAGTCTCATCGCTAAGGCCCATGGCTTGCTGAGGAGATTGCCCATCCTTAAAAATTTTATTAAGCACATCCTCGTACGATTTTCGTTGTTCTTTGGTGATTTCCGAACCTAGTTTGTCTAGTTCTTTTTTAATGATCTTATCGGCTGCTGTTGCCATCCTTCTTCCTCCCTCTCTAAATTCAGAGCAGCGCTTAGGCTGCTCCTGCATTTGCTATATTTGTCGTAATTTGACTTTGGCTCTGCCAAATATGTGTTTTAAGAGTTCCGATTTCTGATATTGCTTCTGCTTCAGCGGGCATTCCAGCTGTTAAGTTATCGATAATTTTGCGTAAAAGCTTAATCATGGCATTCAACACTTGCATATCTGCTTCAAGTTCTGCTTTTGCTAACACCTGAGCTGCCTGTTGTAATTGAGATCGAATTTCGATCGCGCTATGCGCGGCATCCAATCCATTAGACAGAAGTTGGTTGGCAATTTGTGCAATATCCAATAGTTGCATTCTAGCAATTTTGAGAATCGCATCAGAGACTTTTTCTGCTAGTGAAGCCATTTTTGTCAGGGTCTCAACAAGAGTTTTTGCAACTTGCGCAACAGTTTCTGCGATTTGTCCAGGAATCAGTTCAGCTTGCAAGAAGAATGTGACAACCATAAAGGCTAAGGAAGCGACCACTGTTGCGACAGTGACTAACACCATGGCTGTAATTTGTTGCGCCATCTCATCGCCACCCATCAACTTCACAAGGTTTTGGATGACATTACTTTGCATCGTCGCTTGACCAATGGCTTGCAATCCTACAGTCATTCCCACCATGGGGTTGGCTGTCATCACTAAAGCCGTCAGCGCGACAATCGCAACCGTTTTAATGATCATATCCATGGCCATTTGCAATGCTGGCGGCCCTGGAATTGCAGCTTTAATTGCGGCTGTCAAAGCTTGCATCGCATAACCCATGACCCCTTGTTTTCCACTTGCTGTTAAAGCTTGGTCAGCAACTGTATAAGCGATAGCAGCGGCAGCTACAGCTACACCGATCAAACCTGCACCCGCGCCTAATGTCAAAACAGCAATCACAACAGAAAAGACTGTCGAAATAGGGCCTAAAATTTTCATGATGGAATTAAAAATCCCCAGACCTGGCTTACCTGATTTTCTTTGGTCTTCCATCTGTTTTTTCTGTTCGGCAAGCTTGTTTAATTGCTTATCAAGCTCCGCTTTACCCAATTCCTTCGCTTTACTTGCATCCTGGTTTTGAATTAGATAAATTTGTTCTTGTAACTTAGTCAAAGCGTCACTGATCGCTTTCATGAAGTCCAAAATTTCAGCTTTCATGGGAACATTTGGCAGATTTAATGCCAAAGTCGTCGCTTGGCTAATCATTTCCTTGCCTAAGTTGATCGCATTTGTCCCCACTTGGGCAGAAAACGGATCTAACATGGCATTTTCTGTCTCACCGACAGGAGCAGTCCAGTCAGAAGGCAATCCATAAGCATCTCGAATGGAGCTAATGGCCGATTGTTGCAATTGTCCAATCAAGGCTTTCATTTGGGGAGAAGCGACCTCTGGATTGTCAAAGGCTTCCATGATTTGATCGATTTGATCTTGTGTCAATGGAGGTGTTTGGCTTTTTGCGTAATTGCTCACTTGTTGTGCAAAAGCAGCCCGATAAGCCCCTTTAATAGTCGCATTTTGAGCTGAATTGTCTACCGCAGGCTTCCATCCTGGAGGGAAACCATATTCATTAATCAAGCTTCCTAAAATCATGCTTTCCAATTGCGCGTTGACATCGCGTAAATTTCCTGTTTGGCTCGCTGTTCCAGGATTGTAGTGCGCATACTTCAACTGAGCGAGTTGCTGGGGAGACATGTTTTTTAAAGTTTTGACTAAATCGGGATTGGATTGGATTTTTGAAAAATCCCCCGAGATGGCCGCATCATAGGCAGAGTTATAATCGGTGGCTAGCTTATCGTCCAGATTGGAGGTTTCAGGGGTAAATTGCCAATCATCAGGTAATCCCATTTCTTGTTTGACTTGTTCACCCACTTGCTTTTCGATCTGACTTGCCAAGTCGTCTGGCGAGCGTGTCACGGCTTCTGGGTGCTCATGGGCAAAGATGGTTTTTGCAATCAGTTGATCGGCTTGTTCTTTGGGCAATCCCATTTGCGATACGGCTTGCTTTACAGCAGCCTTAAAAGCACTGTCAAAAGTTGTATTGCTTTGATCTTGAACCTGCTGAGTTAAAGCCGCCTTGGCTGAGGCTTGGTCCGGTGTTTGCTTGGTCAATTGCTGTGCTTCTTGATTCGCTTGGGCCACAACTTGCTTAAGCGTCGCCTGCACTTTAGGATCGGTTCCTGCCTTAGGATTCGCCTTGGGATTAATGTATTGAGCAAGCGCTTGTCCTGCTTCTGTATCAGAAAGAGCTCCGCTGAGAACAGCCTCAGCAAGGCCTCCCTTAATAAAGTTATTAAGCGCTTCCTCTGGAGTTTGAGTAGTGGTCGACATCAGTTTTGTCGCATCACTCATGGTCATTTGCTTGAATGGGACAGTCTCGCCGGAAGGAGTTTCTAGTGCAGGTGCACCAGGCAGCTGCAAGTAAGTTTTAGCCGTTTGAGTTCCTTCCGCTTGATTAAGCGAGTCTTGAATGACTGCTCCTTGGTTAACATTTACTGTTGCTTTTGCTCCCTCTGTTTCATTCGTAGCCACATTCCAATTTGTTTGCTGACCCTGTGATGAAATATTAAATTCATTCATAAGATTCTCCTAAAGGGTTTCAATATGAGGCCTTAGAAAAATAATGATAGCGTCTATGAAATCGGTTGATTTTCTTCAGCAATTTGCTTGTTGATTTTCTCAATTTCTTTTTGCAGGCTTTTAATTGTCAATGCTGTGCGATCTTTCAGTGTTGCATACTGAGGTTTATTGCCAGCTCTCTCTTGCGCCATTTTCAATGCGATCATCGCTGACACTTTATCCCCCATTTGGATATAACAGTCGGAAGAGTGGTAGTGAGGAATGGGATTTTCGGGATCCAATAATGCACAAATTGCATAGACTTGCACGGCACTCTCATAGGCTTTCAACATGTGATAACAGGCCGCCAATCCCATCGAATATTTTGATTCGGTTGCATTTAGCATGATGAGTAGACGAAATAAATGGGATGCCTCTTTATATTTTCCTGTATTGTAAAGACGATAAGCTTGCCCATATACCCCTTCAACCATTGCATCACTCATGCCCATGAGGTCTTTCGGAGCAAGCCCTTTCTTTACAACATTTTCTGTTGCCGCTTTCACTTCTTTCACTTTTTCTTGCTTTAATTCAGCTCCCACTTTCGCAGTTGCCTTTTTGATTTGACTTTGTTCACCTTTCATAAGGGGCTCTCCTTATTCATCGATAATTCTTGCAAAATACTTATGTTATTTATTGAGTCCACCTTGTCTTGCTGAATTAAAAACTTATGCCTCTTAATTTTGTCTAAAGTATTTTTTATAACCTTACTCCTTAACGGTAAATGGCAGCTAAAATTGTGCTAAATTCCTGAATTAAAGAGGTTGTTAAGTCACTCTGTTGCGTCACGGCATCGTTACTTTGGTTAACGTTTGTTTGCAAAGACTTGGAATCATCACTAATGACAGATCGGTTAGAACGCATGGTTTCAGTCAAGTTTGAGTTCAGGTTGTTTAAGTCATCCCGAGCATTACGACCAGAAGTTGTACTTTGGTTAACAGCAGAAACCCCACCCCCTTGAATAAAGGTAGGTACCTGGTTCATCGAATCTGTATAGGCTTTTTGCCACTGAGTTAAAAAGCTCAGGCGGTCCGCTTGAGATGAGGCCACTTTTTGTAATGTGTCGATCATTTCAATGAGTAGGGCAAAAATCCGGTCCAAAATGAGCACTTTTTTAGAGGAAGAAGTTTCCACCGATGGAGTTAATGGACCTGAAGCTCCACTTGTACTACGACTATATTCTTGTTGAATCTGTTGAAACCAGTTATAAAGTTGCTGGCTAGGAATAAAATACCCATTTGTTCCATTCGCATCTGTCCCTGTAAATTTCAATACGTCTTGATAGAAGCTTTGCAATCTTGAGGCAAAATCCCCATTTGGGAAAAACGCCTTATAAATTTGTTCGTAAGTCGCTAAATCCGCTGTACCCGAGGAAGCTGTATTAAGTGCAGCAGTTCCTGTTAAATAGTTATGCCACTGAGTCATGAAGTTCAGTGCACTTCCAACAGTTCCATCTGTTTGATAGGTATATTTATTGATAAAGTTGGTGAATGCATTCTGGAATTGTGTTTGAATATTTGCTTGAGTGACCGAAGATAAGCTACTCCAATCCCCGGTTGAATATCCAATATAGCTCGCATATTCGTTATAAAATCCAGTGAAAGCATCTCCCGAAGTTGTGCCTGGATTCGTTCCGCCATTATATGTGCGGAAGGCATTAATGAAATCGGCCCAAGTTGTGGGCAAGTGATTCCCGCTCGAATACTGTGCAAAAAAGCTATCTAAGGTTTTTCCGGCGGCTGTTGACTCCGCATTCATCCCTTGATAGGCAGGTTGAGACGTATTCGTTGGTGGAACTGATTTAAACAGAATATTTTGTAGGTTTTCAAGAAATGTCAACCCGTTAAAACCCGGATCATTAGGTGAAGTAAAACCTAGGTCTTGACCTGAAGTTGTCATATGCTTACCCTCCTTTCACGTTTTTGAGAACCTAACAAATTCTGTAAGAGTTAAAAAGAAGTTCCAAATTACGTTATCTCAAAAACACCTTAATTATATTATACAAACTAATAAAATTTTTAATAAACAATTATTACTTAGCAATATTTTGAGCCATTTTTGTAATGATTTGGGTTAGGGCCTGTAAAATTGCTGAAGCAGATTTATAATACTCTTCAAATACGTATAGATAGCGTCTAACTTGCTCTTTTTGGCTATCGTTAGTGGACTCACCCGCAGTAATCGCAAAAGTCAAGTTTTGTTGAATTAAACCCGCTTTACCCGCATTCGCGTTGCTATGCTGATCCAAGTTATCCAACATCCAAGTTTTAAATGCCTTAAAAGCAGCTGCGGTATTTGTGGAAGCTGTGACAGGAACTCCGCTGACAGCAAAATAAGTATTAAGGTCTTTCAGCACAGCTTGTAATTTTCCCAAAAGGGTATCACCCACTGTCGCACTGGTTGCACTTGTCACAGGAATCAATTGGTTAATCTCATCTTGTAAGCGGTTTCTTAAAGTGATCAACTGAGTCAGAGCTGCTTGGAAATCCACCCCAGGAACAGTCGATCCTGCAGCATTTGTACTTGCTAAATCTGGGTTTAAAACAGGGTCAATTGGTTTTCCAAAGTAAGCACTCGCAGCACTTGGATATTGATTTCGGAATAAGCTGGGGTCACTACCGACCGCAGGACGGTGCAGGTTAAATGTTGAAGAGAACGCAGATTTTGAATAAGTGGTAATGCGGTTATGCATCGTTTGCAAGTCATTCAAAATGTTGAGCGAATCTTTCGTTATTTGCAAAGCATTTTCAAGGGAAGCCATACTATCCCCTAAAACTTGGTTACCTGTTTTAACGTAGATCAATTCAACAAGGGATTGCAAACTTCGGTTGGCTTCTCCAGAAGCAGAAATCGCGGCTGTCAAAATCGTTGAGATCACAGGCGATGCAGCGGAAAGAGATTTCCATTGCTGAGCTTGCTCTACCGTAAGCGCTGAAGTTGGGTCAGCAGCACCAGTCGCTTTTAGAGATTGCACAAGCAAATCCACGTTATTCGCCATTTCCACTGTCATGTAATATGTTTTGGGTGGCAGACTTGGATCCACCTGTACCTGCAGTCCATTCTTAGCCAAATTAAGTAGCTGTTGAATTGCAGCACTCATTTGATCCGCAGTCGTTTGAGTAATGTTCGTTGTGGCCGATGAAGCGGACATATTAAAAACGTCAACGAATGTTTGCAAATACTGCTGATAAGCCTGGCCTACTTGTGAAGCAGTATACTCCACATTAGCTTGATAGGTTACTCCATCAATCGTTACTGGGACCAAACTGATAGAACTCATAGCATTTCTCCTTCTTCCCTCTGCCTTGAAAGACAGAACAATTTTTCCGCGTCCCCTAAAGATAACACTTCGATAATAAGCATCATGTAATCTTTATATTCCCATTTCCCTATTATTATTCTATCAAATTTTTATTTAATTTTCAATCCAAAACCCTCTCCTGGCATCCACATAAATGCCAGGAGACCAAGTAGTTAAACTTGTAGGGAGTCGATAGGTCGTTTCAGTTGCTGCATGCCAGTAGAAGGAATTGCAGTGGACAACAAAACAGTCGCTGGCTCTTTTATCTGACTCAAGAATTGTGCCAATTCCAGGTTTGGATTGGTTAAATCTCTCATTTGAGAAACCCACTGTTTAAAAATTTCCAACTGTCCGGCACTGGAAAGTTCTTGCAACTGCTGTTTAAATAAACTTAATACAGATGCCGCAGGCTGTGCCTGTTCTCGATCTGTTAATTCACCTTGAGTCGATAATCCAAGTAGAGCAAGTGTGTAATTTGAGGCCAGTTTTTGAGCTGAGGAAGGTCCCAAATCGGAAGCTAAGCCAAAAACGCGAGAGAAGACTTGTTGAGCGAGTTCTTGAGGTTGAAGTGTCCTTGTTAAACTGCCTGATTCCAAAGGATTTGCTTCAGGATTTGCGTAATCCACAATCGCAGATTGAGCGATAGCTTTAGCCTGCTCTTCTGCAATTCCTTGATTAATCAATTCTTGTGCCAAAATATTTTTGAGGTCCGCCACACTTCCCGCTCGCGGACCGTGACCAACAGTCGCAGTAACAGCTGCATTCGCTTGAGTTGCGGCATTATCTGTTGTCGTTGATGCATTTTGGTTCTGCAAACTTTGCGCTACCGAAGCTTGCAATAAGTTTAGGTTGACTAAATTGGATCCCAAAGCTTGAGTAAAAGCAGATTGAGCTAGAGCAACTGTCAGATTGCGAGAAACACTTGCGGCGGTATCACTTGTTAAACCCGCCTGGGTTAAAGCCGTATTTAAAGCCAACTGAAAGCTATCTGGGCTACTGGCTTTGGCTAAAGAGCTTTGAATAGCCTGCTCGATAATTCCTGAGCTGACATTCCCCACTCCAACATTCGCGGCCAAAGTGCTGATAGGCAAGTTTGCCGAATCAATCACGCCGCTAAAAACACCATTTAAAAATGGTAGATTTGCCGAACCGCCGAGTTCAGCAACTGTTAGGGCAGCTAAAGCATTGGCTTGTGCGCTAGAAAGTCCCGCCTGCTGAAATTCCTGTGATAAAGCATTTTGTAAGGTATTGGGATTATTCACATTGGCATTGAGTTGATTTTGAGCATTAGCCAATGCGTTGTTAATTGCTTGCGCATTCACCTCCAATCCTTGCTTAGCAGCTTCAGCCGCTAAAGCCGAGCTCAATAGGGAGCGAGAAACCGCATTCTGCAGCACATCATTCGTTTGAGATCCATTTGAGCTTGAGGCTAAAAGCACCGAATTGTTTGGTAAGTTTTCCAGATTTGACAAGAATTGTGAGACAAGGCCTGGTGATTGCAACGCTACGGCAGCTTGAACAAGCGCGATTTGCAAAATAGCAAGGTTAGTCGTTGCTGTTAAAACACGCTGAGCTTGGGCAATTCCCTGTTCGGAGAGACCAGCTTCACTTGCATTCGCGGAAATCAATCCCCCAAGAGCCGTTTTATAGGATTCACCAGAAATGGAACCGACAACCCCCTTCAATACCCCATATCCCACAGATAATCCCACCGCTGGGCTTTCTGGCGGAATTAATCCAGCTTGCTGTGCGAGAGAACTAGTTGCTGGAAGACTTGCATAAGCACTCACCTGTCCAAGTAGTTGTACCGTGTTCAATACGAGTTCGTCGTAAAGTCTAGGACTTAAGGGTTGACTATCCTGCAAAGTTGTTAATTTATACAGCCCATCCGACAACACTCTTCCAATAGAGGAGTTCGATTGCGCTAGGCTACCTAAAGTTGCCAGAGAGGATCCCGCCGAAACTGCTGTGCTGCTATTTCCTGTGGCACTTTGCACAGCTTGTTGAATATAGGCATTGGGTAAATTAGGTGCTCTTCCCGCCAAATAATAATATTGCAAATCCAGATAGGCATTATTCAAATTCATTTGAGCCACACTATTCTGAATCAGAGGAAGCAAAGCGGCCACGACAGGTTGATAATAGGTCGTTAAAATACTCGATTGGTTATCAGTATTCGTAATTGAAGGAAGCATAGGAAGGCCATCTGTTGGCGTATCAACATAGCTTGGAGGATTTGTGACGACTCCTGGAAGTGTTGGATACGCATAACCAACAGTACTTTGATTAGAAAGCGTGAGTGTAATTCCCAGCTTAGCTGCTTCCACATTCAATTGAGCTAGTTGTGCGTTATTTTGGGAAACCTGCGCATTATATGTATCTACGGCAGAATTATAAGTGGTTTGAGCTGCACTCAATTCCACGTTTCGCGTAGTGATATAATTATTATAAGTTGCAACAGCTGTATTATAATCTTGAAGCGACCCTCCATTTAAATAAGCAGTCGTTGCCGCATTCATCGCATTGATTTGAGCAACGTCTTCGGTTCTTCCAGATTGAATTGTGTTATTTAACTGAGCTCGTGCCGCATTAAGACTTGCCACTGCATCGTTTTCTTGACCAACAAGCGATTGAATCTGACTGGAGAAAGCCACAAGAGTGGCGTAGAGCTGGATTAAATACTGTGCGGCTAGAGCATTTTCCAAATACATATCCTTATCCATCAAATAATCTTGAGCCTGATTTTGATAGTTCGTTTGCTTTAATGTATCTGTAACACTTTGAATGAGCTGAAGAAAGTCTCCATAATTAACGTGAGTTGAAGGTGTAGGCAGTAAAGGACTTCCAGAAGGACCAACTAGAACTAAGTTGCTGGATTGGGTAGCGGCATCCGCTGAAGATGACGATAAACTATCGATGAGAGTCTGAGTCGAAGAAGAAACTGTAACGGATGTATTTGTAGAAGGTTGAATTGTCGAATCGTAGTAGGGGTCAGTTATCGGACTTTTCAGTGGATTTAAATTAGCATCTGAACCTGGTATTGACATTGTAATTCTCCTTTGTTTGTGTCGTTTACAATGACTAGTCAGATGACTAGGGCGCTATTCCTCTAAAAATCCATGGTCAATTGCATTCAACTTCAAATATTTAGAGTAAAATCACGCCATCAAAAGTATTCTAATTCCAAGTTTTATTATAGCACAACCACCTTTAAAATTCACCTCATAAACACCATAAATTATTTTAATTCATTCTTTTGTTTTCTCCTCTTAATTATTTCAAAACAAATTAAAAGCTTTATTCCGTTAATTAAAACAAAAAATTTCCGCATGCGTTATAATTAAACCCACAAAAGCAAATAATTAATAATTTTACATTTTTATTGGAGGTAATATATCTCCTTTAGAAGGTAATAAAAGTAATCCTCCCAATTTCTCAGATTTAAGTAAGCTACAGTCGACAAAACATTCTCGTATTCTTAAACATCCTCTTATTCACCAAGGAATTAAAGCTGCCGCCAAAATTGGCAGTAAAAAACTTCCAAAAGTGAAAAAGGTAAGTAATACAGAAAATTCTTACGAAACTAAATTTACTAAAAGAATAAACGCATTAAGCAATCATTCAATTAGAGGTGTTATTGCTGGAGTTTATATTTCAACAAATGAATATATTTTTTTAATTAACACAAAAAAACACTCGGATAGAAAACAAAACAACAACAATCACATAATAAAAAATATTTAACAA
Encoded proteins:
- a CDS encoding SycD/LcrH family type III secretion system chaperone; amino-acid sequence: MKGEQSQIKKATAKVGAELKQEKVKEVKAATENVVKKGLAPKDLMGMSDAMVEGVYGQAYRLYNTGKYKEASHLFRLLIMLNATESKYSMGLAACYHMLKAYESAVQVYAICALLDPENPIPHYHSSDCYIQMGDKVSAMIALKMAQERAGNKPQYATLKDRTALTIKSLQKEIEKINKQIAEENQPIS
- the sctE gene encoding type III secretion system translocon subunit SctE, which encodes MNEFNISSQGQQTNWNVATNETEGAKATVNVNQGAVIQDSLNQAEGTQTAKTYLQLPGAPALETPSGETVPFKQMTMSDATKLMSTTTQTPEEALNNFIKGGLAEAVLSGALSDTEAGQALAQYINPKANPKAGTDPKVQATLKQVVAQANQEAQQLTKQTPDQASAKAALTQQVQDQSNTTFDSAFKAAVKQAVSQMGLPKEQADQLIAKTIFAHEHPEAVTRSPDDLASQIEKQVGEQVKQEMGLPDDWQFTPETSNLDDKLATDYNSAYDAAISGDFSKIQSNPDLVKTLKNMSPQQLAQLKYAHYNPGTASQTGNLRDVNAQLESMILGSLINEYGFPPGWKPAVDNSAQNATIKGAYRAAFAQQVSNYAKSQTPPLTQDQIDQIMEAFDNPEVASPQMKALIGQLQQSAISSIRDAYGLPSDWTAPVGETENAMLDPFSAQVGTNAINLGKEMISQATTLALNLPNVPMKAEILDFMKAISDALTKLQEQIYLIQNQDASKAKELGKAELDKQLNKLAEQKKQMEDQRKSGKPGLGIFNSIMKILGPISTVFSVVIAVLTLGAGAGLIGVAVAAAAIAYTVADQALTASGKQGVMGYAMQALTAAIKAAIPGPPALQMAMDMIIKTVAIVALTALVMTANPMVGMTVGLQAIGQATMQSNVIQNLVKLMGGDEMAQQITAMVLVTVATVVASLAFMVVTFFLQAELIPGQIAETVAQVAKTLVETLTKMASLAEKVSDAILKIARMQLLDIAQIANQLLSNGLDAAHSAIEIRSQLQQAAQVLAKAELEADMQVLNAMIKLLRKIIDNLTAGMPAEAEAISEIGTLKTHIWQSQSQITTNIANAGAA
- a CDS encoding SycD/LcrH family type III secretion system chaperone, whose protein sequence is MATAADKIIKKELDKLGSEITKEQRKSYEDVLNKIFKDGQSPQQAMGLSDETLEAFYGYAYNLYGSGNYLDAQRIFQFLINLDASRSKYALGLAASMHMQKNYQAAIEAYMLAAFYDQENPVPFFHIADCYIKLDNPYGALLALDDAIRLGFYPRYTLLRSKAILMRKKIRDDLGLPDTPPPIKEYLILQGCDVEGLDIEKLFLPGSEGEEEKFEEAVKKAEGTSQEREKAQMIVQESSESGDVDLEPGRQWDPPKLEL